A window of Oncorhynchus keta strain PuntledgeMale-10-30-2019 chromosome 27, Oket_V2, whole genome shotgun sequence contains these coding sequences:
- the LOC118359869 gene encoding tumor necrosis factor receptor superfamily member 9 — translation MHLVLRVLCISMLTLCCLSSTGEIGCKQWTTSAGSPDVCCERCNPGNRLVTHCGPDPEKLCVPCRNETYTTDGTSHSCLRCTQCVGGAQFLKAACTKSKDTECDCRAGFRCGDDHCSFCVEECGTGQEPLPAARSCRNCPEGTFNDKIHEKCKSWRTSCLHPNEHIVAVGDAVSDSKCGIANIVTPEVNTLPSTQADPEGLFWAISASFGVFILLIVLFLVIIITKKKPEKTAPKEPTLTELTPPTDEPRSLVVTSFHHPQQEQGSSSEILCSQDFETKLLPV, via the exons ATGCATCTGGTCCTCAGGGTACTGTGTATCTCTATGCTCACACTGTGTTGCCTGAGTAGCACTGGTGAGATAGGTTGTAAACAATGGACAACCTCTGCTGGTTCTCCTGATGTCTGCTGTGAAAGGTGCAATCCAG GGAACCGTCTGGTGACACACTGTGGACCAGACCCAGAAAAGCTCTGCGTTCCATGTCGGAATGAGACCTATACAACTGATGGTACATCACACTCCTGTCTCAGGTGTACTCAGTGTGTAG GTGGCGCCCAATTCCTTAAGGCGGCCTGTACAAAAAGCAAGGACACAGAATGTGACTGTAGGGCAGGATTCCGATGTGGTGATGACCACTGCTCCTTCTGTGTTGAGGAGTGTGGGACGGGCCAGGAACCTCTTCCCGCTGCAA GGTCCTGCCGGAATTGTCCAGAAGGGACCTTCAATGACAAAATCCATGAGAAGTGCAAGTCTTGGAGAACAAG ctgtctgcaTCCCAATGAACACATTGTTGCAGTGGGAGATGCAGTCAGTGACAGCAAGTGCGGCATTGCCAACATTGTAACGCCAGAAGTCAACACCTTACCTTCAACACAGGCGGACCCTGAGG GGCTTTTTTGGGCTATAAGTGCCTCATTTGGGGTCTTTATCCTCCTTATCGTCTTGTTTCtggtcatcatcatcaccaaaaAGAAGCCAGAGAAGACAGCCCCCAAGGAGCCAACCCTTACTGAGCTAACTCCCCCTACAG ATGAACCCAGGAGCCTGGTGGTGACCAGTTTCCACCACCCTCAGCAGGAGCAGGGCAGCAGCTCTGAAATCCTGTGCTCCCAAGACTTTGAGACCAAGCTCCTGCCTGTGTGA
- the LOC127912530 gene encoding segment polarity protein dishevelled homolog DVL-3-like, whose product MDQVVSGLWGTGSRSSGSNPSAGTGKGPDQNSSPQVKGHRSTCSETEPKGIRGARRPCDKSASQQSHHSHHSSHAHSSHSHARSGFSHAQSHRSHCQSQNSHTHSHTSFIYKHAPFTKPGPGSCGHSERSHASSYGPPGLPPSYCLSRLASKTSVSSSTPPGAPPVRGLGAVPPELTASRQSFQHAMGNPCEFFVDIM is encoded by the exons ATGGACCAGGTAGTCTCAGGACTCTGGGGAACCG gaAGCAGAAGCAGTGGATCCAACCCCAGCGCAGGGACAGGGAAGGGCCCTGATCAAAACTCCTCCCCACAAGTGAAGGGTCACAGGTCCACATGCAGTGAAACTGAGCCAAAGGGGATCAGAGGAGCGAGGCGCCCTTGCGATAAGTCCGCAAGCCAGCAGAGTCATCACAGTCATCACAGCAGCCATGCCCACTCAAGTCACAGCCACGCCCGCTCTGGTTTCAGCCATGCTCAGTCTCACAGGAGTCACTGTCAATCACAGAACAGCCACACCCACAGCCACACATCCTTCATCTACAAACACGCCCCTTTCACCAAGCCTGGGCCCGGCTCGTGTGGCCACAGTGAGCGAAGCCACGCCTCCTCTTACGGCCCCCCAGGCTTGCCCCCCTCATACTGCCTGTCCCGGCTGGCCTCTAAGACCTCCGTCAGCAGCAGCACCCCTCCCGGGGCTCCCCCGGTACGGGGGCTAGGAGCCGTCCCCCCTGAGCTCACGGCTAGCCGCCAGTCCTTCCAGCACGCTATGGGTAATCCATGCGAGTTCTTTGTTGACATCATGTGA